From the Bacillus sp. FJAT-22090 genome, the window GAATAAATATGAAGAGAGGTGCATTGCGATGACGGAAGTACATTTAAGAGATGCTTTAGATACATTAAAATCTACTGGTGTACGTATTACACCTCAACGCCATGCGATATTGGAATTTATTATCCAATCAATGTCCCATCCAACAGCGGACGATATATATAAAGCACTTGAAAGTAAATTCCCTAGCATGAGTGTTGCAACAGTGTATAACAACTTACGTGTATTTAGAGAAGCTGGGCTAGTTAAAGAACTTACTTATGGAGACTCATCTAGTAGATTTGATTTCATAACAAATGATCATTATCATATGATTTGTAACTCATGTGGGAAAATTGTAGACTTTCATTACCCTGGATTAGATGAAGTAGAGCATTTAGCTTCCCATTTAACTGGATTTGAAGTTAGTTCACACCGCATGGAGATATATGGAACATGCCCAACGTGTAAAGAGCAGGCAACGAGTTTACAATAAAAAAACCGAGCGAAAACATTTCGCTCGGTTTTTTGTTTTATCTATAGTTATCTCTTTCTATTTAAAGATTGATCGAATTCTTGACCCTCAAGTGATGGGTCCAGTGTCAATGGTTCTTTACAATACATACACATATCAACTCTCCCTAACACCTTTGTATGTTTTCCGCAATTCGGACAAACAACTTGTACAGCCTTAGTAGATAGTAAACCAATCCAACCATAAACAGCTGTGCTTGCTATAATAGAAATTAATCCGAGAGTCATAAAAATAGTTACTAAAATAGCATTTTCTCGAAAGAATATTGCTCCATACATAATGATGAATCCGAAGAAAATTAGTCCCAAAGCAAAGGAACGTATTCGGTTTATTTTGTTTTTATAAGGTTTCATTTTCATCCTCCTAATTTCTAAATCCACTATATCATATTTTGTTATGAACTACTCCCATTTTACTTCAAGTTACTTATCTTAATATCCTATGATAACTCATAACTATATTAGACTTCTTGACGTTAATGTTAAAATAATGTTTTGAATGAACTAATAGAAGGAGATATAAAATAGTTGTCGAAAAACTATATAATGAAATAAAGGAGGCACAATTTTGGAAGCACTTTTGAGACCTATTTATCAAGAAAGAGCAAGTGATCCTAATACACTAGGTATTATATTTGTAGAAAAACGTGAAGAGGTTAGTCCGATAACAGATACATTTGATTCTATTTTATTTATATTGACTAAAGAAGCAGAACATCCTATTTTTACAAAGCATTATACGTTTAATGATAAAAAAGCTGCTATGCATGTAATCACTGAGAGACAGTTAAAAAAATGGTTACTGCTAGGAACAAATCCTAAATTAGTAGATTGGCTACTTAATGGCAGAGTAATCTTCGATAGAAATGAATATATAGAAGAATTGAAAAAAGAGTTACAAGAGTTTCCTATTAACGGAAGAAAAGTAAGGATGGGTATAGAATTCGCTAAATTAAGTAAAAGATACTTAGAGGGTAAACAGTTTTTTGAGCAGTTGAATTATTTAGATGCTTATAATCATATAGTAGAGTCTTTACATCATTTAGCTCGTTTGGCTGTGTTTGAACATGGAATGCATCCAGAAGTGATGGTTTGGAAACAAGTGAAACAGTTAGATCCATCCATCTATAAATTATACGATGAGCTTGTTTCAAGTGAAGAGTCGATAGAAAAGAGATTAGAACTATTATTTTTAGCAAGTGAATTTTTAATTCATTCTAGAATAAAAGAGGGTGCACAACATATATTAGAGGTGCTAGCTTCAAAAGATTATTGGACAATCCAAGAGATTCATGAGCAAGAGGAATTAAAAAATTACTCTGTGGATTTAGAAGTCTTTATAGAATTTTTAGTAGAAAAAGGTTTTATATCTATTGAAAAACAATCTACCAAAAGCAATGAAATCATGCATAGATACTATAAAGTTAATTGATTTTTAGATGATTGAAAAAAACGGACAAAGATTTGTTCGTTTTTTTGTTGACAAAACTATCGAGATAGTTGTATTATAATAAACGTCGTCAAAAACGAAACAAAAAATATTGACGAAAAAGGTTTTTGAAAAACTTCTTGACTCTTCGCTCGAGTGGTGATAAATTAGAGAAGTCGCAAAAAACGACATAACAAAATGAACATTGAAAACTGAACATGCAAAACGTTAAGACATATAGCTTGATAGACTAACTTCGGTTAGTCGGATAGCAANNNNNNNNNNNNNNNNNNNNNNNNNNNNNNNNNNNNNNNNNNNNNNNNNNNNNNNNNNNNNNNNNNNNNNNNNNNNNNNNNNNNNNNNNNNNNNNNNNNNNNNNNNNNNNNNNNNNNNNNNNNNNNNNNNNNNNNNNNNNNNNNNNNNNNNNNNNNNNNNNNNNNNNNNNNNNNNNNNNNNNNNNNNNNNNNNNNNNNNNNNNNNNNNNNNNNNNNNNNNNNNNNNNNNNNNNNNNNNNNNNNNNNNNNNNNNNNNNNNNNNNNNNNNNNNNNNNNNNNNNNNNNNNNNNNNNNNNNNNNNNNNNNNNNNNNNNNNNNNNNNNNNNNNNNNNNNNNNNNNNNNNNNNNNNNNNNNNNNNNNNNNNNNNNNNNNNNNNNNNNNNNNNNNNNNNNNNNNNNNNNNNNNNNNNNNNNNNNNNNNNNNNNNNNNNNNNNNNNNNNNNNNNNNNNNNNNNNNNNNNNNNNNNNNNNNNNNNNNNNNNNNNNNNNNNNNNNNNNNNNNNNNNNNNNNNNNNNNNNNNNNNNNNNNNNNNNNNNNNNNNNNNNNNNNNNNNNNNNNNNNNNNNNNNNNNNNNNNNNNNNNNNNNNNNNNNNNNNNNNNNNNNNNNNNNNNNNNNNNNNNNNNNNNNNNNNNNNNNNNNNNNNNNNNNNNNNNNNNNNNNNNNNNNNNNNNNNNNNNNNNNNNNNNNNNNNNNNNNNNNNNNNNNNNNNNNNNNNNNNNNNNNNNNNNNNNNNNNNNNNNNNNNNNNNNNNNNNNNNNNNNNNNNNNNNNNNNNNNNNNNNNNNNNNNNNNNNNNNNNNNNNNNNNNNNNNNNNNNNNNNNNNNNNNNNNNNNNNNNNNNNNNNNNNNNNNNNNNNNNNNNNNNNNNNNNNNNNNNNNNNNNNNNNNNNNNNNNNNNNNNNNNNNNNNNNNNNNNNNNNNNNNNNNNNNNNNNNNNNNNNNNNNNNNNNNNNNNNNNNNNNNNNNNNNNNNNNNNNNNNNNNNNNNNNNNNNNNNNNNNNNNNNNNNNNNNNNNNNNNNNNNNNNNNNNNNNNNNNNNNNNNNNNNNNNNNNNNNNNNNNNNNNNNNNNNNNNNNNNNNNNNNNNNNNNNNNNNNNNNNNNNNNNNNNNNNNNNNNNNNNNNNNNNNNNNNNNNNNNNNNNNNNNNNNNNNNNNNNNNNNNNNNNNNNNNNNNNNNNNNNNNNNNNNNNNNNNNNNNNNNNNNNNNNNNNNNNNNNNNNNNNNNNNNNNNNNNNNNNNNNNNNNNNNNNNNNNNNNNNNNNNNNNNNNNNNNNNNNNNNNNNNNNNNNNNNNNNNNNNNNNNNNNNNNNNNNNNNNNNNNNNNNNNNNNNNNNNNNNNNNNNNNNNNNNNNNNNNNNNNNNNNNNNNNNNNNNNNNNNNNNNNNNNNNNNNNNNNNNNNNNNNNNNNNNNNNNNNNNNNNNNNNNNNNNNNNNNNNNNNNNNNNNNNNNNNNNNNNNNNNNNNNNNNNNNNNNNNNNNNNNNNNNNNNNNNNNNNNNNNNNNNNNNNNNNNNNNNNNNNNNNNNNNNNNNNNNNNNNNNNNNNNNNNNNNNNNNNNNNNNNNNNNNNNNNNNNNNNNNNNNNNNNNNNNNNNNNNNNNNNNNNNNNNNNNNNNNNNNNNNNNNNNNNNNNNNNNNNNNNNNNNNNNNNNNNNNNNNNNNNNNNNNNNNNNNNNNNNNNNNNNNNNNNNNNNNNNNNNNNNNNNNNNNNNNNNNNNNNNNNNNNNNNNNNNNNNNNNNNNNNNNNNNNNNNNNNNNNNNNNNNNNNNNNNNNNNNNNNNNNNNNNNNNNNNNNNNNNNNNNNNNNNNNNNNNNNNNNNNNNNNNNNNNNNNNNNNNNNNNNNNNNNNNNNNNNNNNNNNNNNNNNNNNNNNNNNNNNNNNNNNNNNNNNNNNNNNNNNNNNNNNNNNNNNNNNNNNNNNNNNNNNNNNNNNNNNNNNNNNNNNNNNNNNNNNNNNNNNNNNNNNNNNNNNNNNNNNNNNNNNNNNNNNNNNNNNNNNNNNNNNNNNNNNNNNNNNNNNNNNNNNNNNNNNNNNNNNNNNNNNNNNNNNNNNNNNNNNNNNNNNNNNNNNNNNNNNNNNNNNNNNNNNNNNNNNNNNNNNNNNNNNNNNNNNNNNNNNNNNNNNNNNNNNNNNNNNNNNNNNNNNN encodes:
- a CDS encoding nucleotidyltransferase-like protein; this translates as MEALLRPIYQERASDPNTLGIIFVEKREEVSPITDTFDSILFILTKEAEHPIFTKHYTFNDKKAAMHVITERQLKKWLLLGTNPKLVDWLLNGRVIFDRNEYIEELKKELQEFPINGRKVRMGIEFAKLSKRYLEGKQFFEQLNYLDAYNHIVESLHHLARLAVFEHGMHPEVMVWKQVKQLDPSIYKLYDELVSSEESIEKRLELLFLASEFLIHSRIKEGAQHILEVLASKDYWTIQEIHEQEELKNYSVDLEVFIEFLVEKGFISIEKQSTKSNEIMHRYYKVN
- a CDS encoding YgzB family protein; the protein is MKPYKNKINRIRSFALGLIFFGFIIMYGAIFFRENAILVTIFMTLGLISIIASTAVYGWIGLLSTKAVQVVCPNCGKHTKVLGRVDMCMYCKEPLTLDPSLEGQEFDQSLNRKR
- the perR gene encoding peroxide-responsive transcriptional repressor PerR, with translation MTEVHLRDALDTLKSTGVRITPQRHAILEFIIQSMSHPTADDIYKALESKFPSMSVATVYNNLRVFREAGLVKELTYGDSSSRFDFITNDHYHMICNSCGKIVDFHYPGLDEVEHLASHLTGFEVSSHRMEIYGTCPTCKEQATSLQ